In Cydia strobilella chromosome 22, ilCydStro3.1, whole genome shotgun sequence, one genomic interval encodes:
- the LOC134751517 gene encoding MAM and LDL-receptor class A domain-containing protein 1-like isoform X2: MTKFFYLFLFCLVPMEARDFSRLKPTRTCARPEIAHGTARLKQRGRMARYECLPGYQLVGDKYATCLGGRWDMPKPVCVRSGCTMPTIDYAIILPTHRNAWLNIFCLPGYTGSATLFCDGQRWNGTAPVCVSDPAPVELSCDFETPTLCGWTQDSRHDFDWTRINKKTPSSFLFTGPAFDHTFGEGKQGYYMYIESSSKSENDTARLISPVYAGGVEKNGCFSFFYHMYGRSIGGLRVYQVPENQKDQVLDESDTREQYLLFEKWGNQGDEWFRNVSYLKDVSENFQIVIEGIRGTSFTSDIAIDDVAILSGPQCEQAFASAVTPAEDIPDSCAGRCSEQTTPHRGCGCSTACISDSDCCADFLEVCVFNSDLANRFDDDTTTMKTPSDAPRTEKLIFTTLPTTTTSTTTPRPTTTTPRPTTTTPKPTTPKPKPTFTTRLTTKSPRPIPTTIPYGTHIPVIPVKVTTVKVATKVVGTTTARGITAEVRRDVDRAKHASKAKKIVQDKSKGSSAAAGVIMLLIFCVLIVGAAMAARSARGRAAIARLRGRASSDPEVRYLTSDHD, from the exons CTTCTCCCGCCTGAAGCCCACCAGGACCTGCGCACGGCCCGAGATTGCGCACGGCACCGCGCGGCTGAAGCAGCGCGGGCGCATGGCGCGTTACGAGTGCTTGCCAGGATACCAGCTGGTCGGAGACAAGTACGCTACCTGCCTGGGCGGCCGGTGGGATATGCCCAAACCGGTCTGTGTCC GTAGCGGGTGCACAATGCCTACAATAGACTACGCCATCATTCTGCCCACACACAGGAACGCATGGCTGAACATATTCTGTCTCCCCGGCTATACGGGCTCGGCTACGCTTTTCTGCGATGGTCAGAGGTGGAATGGGACTGCTCCTGTCTGCGTTTCAG ACCCTGCACCTGTCGAGCTATCTTGCGACTTCGAGACTCCTACTCTGTGCGGATGGACGCAGGACTCCCGCCACGATTTCGATTGGACGAGAATTAACAAGAAGACTCCTAGTTCCTTTTTATTTACGGGACCGGCGTTCGATCATACCTTCGGGGAAGGGAAGCAAG GTTACTACATGTACATCGAAAGCTCCTCCAAGTCTGAGAACGACACCGCGCGTCTCATCTCGCCAGTGTACGCCGGGGGTGTGGAGAAAAATGGCTGCTTCTCCTTCTTCTACCACATGTATGGCAG ATCCATAGGCGGTCTCCGAGTGTACCAAGTACCTGAAAACCAGAAGGATCAGGTCCTGGACGAAAGCGACACGAGAGAACAGTACCTCCTGTTCGAGAAGTGGGGGAACCAGGGAGACGAATGGTTCAGAAATGTGTCGTACCTTAAAGACGTTTCTGAAAATTTTCAG ATAGTAATCGAGGGTATTCGAGGCACCAGCTTCACCAGTGACATCGCCATCGATGACGTGGCCATCCTGTCGGGACCCCAGTGTGAACAGGCTTTCGCCAGCGCCGTCACTCCGGCTGAAGATAtac CGGATTCTTGCGCGGGGCGATGCTCGGAGCAGACAACACCGCACCGCGGCTGCGGGTGCAGCACGGCCTGCATCAGCGATAGCGACTGCTGTGCCGACTTTCTTGAAGTTTGTGTCTTCAACTCCGACTTAG CCAATAGGTTCGACGACGATACGACCACGATGAAAACTCCTTCAGACGCCCCAAGAACAGAAAAACTTATATTCACTACTCTACCTACCACTACTACCTCTACAACCACCCCTAGACCTACAACCACTACCCCTAGACCTACAACCACTACCCCTAAACCCACTACTCCTAAACCTAAACCTACGTTTACTACAAGACTAACTACGAAAAGCCCTAGACCAATTCCTACGACTATACCATACGGAACACATATACCTGTAATACCTGTAAAGGTGACTACGGTTAAAGTAGCTACTAAGGTTGTGGGTACGACTACTGCGAGAGGAATAACGGCTGAGGTGCGACGAGACGTGGATAGAGCGAAACATGCCAGTAAAGCTAAGAAAATTGTGCAAGACAAATCAAAAG GATCCAGTGCAGCAGCGGGCGTAATAATGTTGCTAATATTCTGCGTGCTAATAGTCGGTGCCGCGATGGCGGCTCGGAGCGCGCGCGGCCGCGCGGCCATCGCGCGTTTGCGCGGGCGCGCATCTAGCGACCCCGAAGTGCGATATCTCACCAGTGATCATGATTAA
- the LOC134751522 gene encoding uncharacterized protein LOC134751522 — protein sequence MNATENNVENCNPDNSADSPPPPPSRRRRSSFFERRSMVPEPSMHNDADDTEDREADEEYLNQYHTQLRREKDEWKKEVKNRRGVLHDAELQLKLAKKSKTRIDYSILSDEDVKFLEGRPNLTELVDSVNQLQKSTRETYALYQRAMELDEVVLRDVEGKVERVTKHLLEKSSNEVE from the exons ATGAATGCAACAGAAAACAATGTGGAGAATTGTAACCCAGATAATTCCGCGGattcgccgccgccgccgccgagtcGCCGGCGTCGGTCCAGTTTCTTTGAGCGGCGAAGCATGG TGCCTGAACCGTCTATGCATAATGATGCTGACGACACTGAAGATAGAGAAGCGGATGAGGAGTACCTAAATCA GTACCACACGCAGTTGCGGAGAGAGAAGGATGAATGGAAAAAAGAGGTTAAGAACAGACGAGGCGTTCTACATGATGCTGAATT ACAATTAAAATTGGCAAAGAAATCCAAAACCCGAATCGACTACAGCATACTATCAGATGAAGACGTCAAGTTTCTCGAAGGTAGACCTAACCTGACAGAACTAGTTGACAGTGTAAACCAGCTACAGAAATCTACGAGGGAGACTTATGCCCTGTATCAGAGGGCAATGGAGCTCGATGAGGTCGTTTTGAGGGATGTAGAAGGAAAAGTGGAACGGGTTACGAAACATTTGCTAGAAAAAAGTAGTAATGAAGTCGAataa
- the LOC134751517 gene encoding MAM and LDL-receptor class A domain-containing protein 1-like isoform X1: MTKFFYLFLFCLVPMEAQYSFSRLKPTRTCARPEIAHGTARLKQRGRMARYECLPGYQLVGDKYATCLGGRWDMPKPVCVRSGCTMPTIDYAIILPTHRNAWLNIFCLPGYTGSATLFCDGQRWNGTAPVCVSDPAPVELSCDFETPTLCGWTQDSRHDFDWTRINKKTPSSFLFTGPAFDHTFGEGKQGYYMYIESSSKSENDTARLISPVYAGGVEKNGCFSFFYHMYGRSIGGLRVYQVPENQKDQVLDESDTREQYLLFEKWGNQGDEWFRNVSYLKDVSENFQIVIEGIRGTSFTSDIAIDDVAILSGPQCEQAFASAVTPAEDIPDSCAGRCSEQTTPHRGCGCSTACISDSDCCADFLEVCVFNSDLANRFDDDTTTMKTPSDAPRTEKLIFTTLPTTTTSTTTPRPTTTTPRPTTTTPKPTTPKPKPTFTTRLTTKSPRPIPTTIPYGTHIPVIPVKVTTVKVATKVVGTTTARGITAEVRRDVDRAKHASKAKKIVQDKSKGSSAAAGVIMLLIFCVLIVGAAMAARSARGRAAIARLRGRASSDPEVRYLTSDHD, from the exons AGTACAGCTTCTCCCGCCTGAAGCCCACCAGGACCTGCGCACGGCCCGAGATTGCGCACGGCACCGCGCGGCTGAAGCAGCGCGGGCGCATGGCGCGTTACGAGTGCTTGCCAGGATACCAGCTGGTCGGAGACAAGTACGCTACCTGCCTGGGCGGCCGGTGGGATATGCCCAAACCGGTCTGTGTCC GTAGCGGGTGCACAATGCCTACAATAGACTACGCCATCATTCTGCCCACACACAGGAACGCATGGCTGAACATATTCTGTCTCCCCGGCTATACGGGCTCGGCTACGCTTTTCTGCGATGGTCAGAGGTGGAATGGGACTGCTCCTGTCTGCGTTTCAG ACCCTGCACCTGTCGAGCTATCTTGCGACTTCGAGACTCCTACTCTGTGCGGATGGACGCAGGACTCCCGCCACGATTTCGATTGGACGAGAATTAACAAGAAGACTCCTAGTTCCTTTTTATTTACGGGACCGGCGTTCGATCATACCTTCGGGGAAGGGAAGCAAG GTTACTACATGTACATCGAAAGCTCCTCCAAGTCTGAGAACGACACCGCGCGTCTCATCTCGCCAGTGTACGCCGGGGGTGTGGAGAAAAATGGCTGCTTCTCCTTCTTCTACCACATGTATGGCAG ATCCATAGGCGGTCTCCGAGTGTACCAAGTACCTGAAAACCAGAAGGATCAGGTCCTGGACGAAAGCGACACGAGAGAACAGTACCTCCTGTTCGAGAAGTGGGGGAACCAGGGAGACGAATGGTTCAGAAATGTGTCGTACCTTAAAGACGTTTCTGAAAATTTTCAG ATAGTAATCGAGGGTATTCGAGGCACCAGCTTCACCAGTGACATCGCCATCGATGACGTGGCCATCCTGTCGGGACCCCAGTGTGAACAGGCTTTCGCCAGCGCCGTCACTCCGGCTGAAGATAtac CGGATTCTTGCGCGGGGCGATGCTCGGAGCAGACAACACCGCACCGCGGCTGCGGGTGCAGCACGGCCTGCATCAGCGATAGCGACTGCTGTGCCGACTTTCTTGAAGTTTGTGTCTTCAACTCCGACTTAG CCAATAGGTTCGACGACGATACGACCACGATGAAAACTCCTTCAGACGCCCCAAGAACAGAAAAACTTATATTCACTACTCTACCTACCACTACTACCTCTACAACCACCCCTAGACCTACAACCACTACCCCTAGACCTACAACCACTACCCCTAAACCCACTACTCCTAAACCTAAACCTACGTTTACTACAAGACTAACTACGAAAAGCCCTAGACCAATTCCTACGACTATACCATACGGAACACATATACCTGTAATACCTGTAAAGGTGACTACGGTTAAAGTAGCTACTAAGGTTGTGGGTACGACTACTGCGAGAGGAATAACGGCTGAGGTGCGACGAGACGTGGATAGAGCGAAACATGCCAGTAAAGCTAAGAAAATTGTGCAAGACAAATCAAAAG GATCCAGTGCAGCAGCGGGCGTAATAATGTTGCTAATATTCTGCGTGCTAATAGTCGGTGCCGCGATGGCGGCTCGGAGCGCGCGCGGCCGCGCGGCCATCGCGCGTTTGCGCGGGCGCGCATCTAGCGACCCCGAAGTGCGATATCTCACCAGTGATCATGATTAA